The Thermoleophilaceae bacterium genome contains the following window.
CGATCAGCGGGCCCCACGAGCAGACGTAGTCCACGTAGCGGTTGCCGTCGACGTCGAAGAGCCATGGCCCCTCGCCCCTCTCGATGAAGAGCGGGTCGCAGCCGATCGCGCGCATGGCGCGAACAGGGGAGTTCACGCCGCCGGGCAGAAGCTCGAGTGCGCGGCGGTACAGCTCCTCCGAGCGAGTAGCCGTGCGCTCGCTCGGGCTCAGGAGTGCTCAGCCTCCCAGCGCTTGTAGTCGTCCGTGAAGTAGAGGAGCCGGATCTTCTTGAACTCGGTGGAGCTGTAGAGCGTGGCCCGGTCGTCGATCCCGGTGCGCTCCTCGATCGAATCGAGGATCGCGTCGCACTCCTCCTTCGAGCGCCCGTGGGCCATCGTGAACACCGAGTAGCGCCAGTCCTCGTAGCTGGGGCGCTGGTAGCAGTGCGAGATACCGCGGAACGAGGCCATCAGCGGGCCGAGCTCGAGGATGCGCTCCTCGGGCACGTTCCACACGCCCATGCCGTTCGCCGAGTAGCCGGCGCGGCGGTGGAAGAGGATCGCGGCCACCCTGCGGAGGGCGCGGCGCTCCTGCATCGACTCGAGATGCTCGAGCAGCTTCTCCTGCGAGATCCCGAGCTCCTTCGCGGCAGGCGCGTATGGCTCCGGCACCACAGGCATGTCTCCCTGCAACGCCTTCACCACCGCGATGTCGAGGTCGCTCAGCTCGATCGGCTCGGGCTCCCGATACTCGCTGTCGGCCGCCGCCTTCTGGAGCGCCTCGGTGCCCTGCTCCATCTCGAGGTCCATGCGGATCTTGAACAGGCGCAGGGTGGGCAGCTGGCGGATCGACTCGGCGCCGGTCTCGCGCTGGATCACGTCGAGCGTGCCGTCGAGGCCGAGCTTCGAGTCCGGCTCGACCGCGATCGTGAACCACATGTTGAAGTCGTGGTTGCGCAGGTAGTTGTGCGAGACGCCGGGATGCGAGTTGACGATCTTGGCGGCGCGGTGCGGGTTCTCGGCGTCCACCTTCGCGGCCACGAGCATCGACTTGTAGCCGAGCACCCGCGTGTCGAAGATCGGCGTGACCTGGCGGATGATCCGCTCGCGCAGGAGGCGTTCGACGCGCT
Protein-coding sequences here:
- a CDS encoding AsnC family transcriptional regulator — encoded protein: MRTGNYQPKTRQRRDGAAVPLDELDKRLLNLMQGSFPLAPQPYAEVARLAEVSEDEVLKRVERLLRERIIRQVTPIFDTRVLGYKSMLVAAKVDAENPHRAAKIVNSHPGVSHNYLRNHDFNMWFTIAVEPDSKLGLDGTLDVIQRETGAESIRQLPTLRLFKIRMDLEMEQGTEALQKAAADSEYREPEPIELSDLDIAVVKALQGDMPVVPEPYAPAAKELGISQEKLLEHLESMQERRALRRVAAILFHRRAGYSANGMGVWNVPEERILELGPLMASFRGISHCYQRPSYEDWRYSVFTMAHGRSKEECDAILDSIEERTGIDDRATLYSSTEFKKIRLLYFTDDYKRWEAEHS